The following proteins are encoded in a genomic region of Silene latifolia isolate original U9 population unplaced genomic scaffold, ASM4854445v1 scaffold_79, whole genome shotgun sequence:
- the LOC141640406 gene encoding uncharacterized protein LOC141640406 has product MLAVVYAFEKFWPYLICSKVIVYTDHTAIKQLIIKKDAKPSLIRWVLLLQEFNVTIKDKPRSKNLDAYYLSRLTKEARGDVDDGIPIDEWLPNESILDITHSDPWYADISNYFSSSFISEEIDNQARKKLRYESRRYVWEDPFLHRRCNDGIYRRCVTYEERKAILQACHATTYGGHLSTYRTQARVLHCGFYWPSLFKDAYALVHLCDSCQRRGNIGRRDEMPLNNILEVELFTYEVWTLWGRFRHHLATNIFWLRWTTCLSG; this is encoded by the coding sequence ATGTTGGCGGTAGTGTATGCTTTTGAGAAGTTTTGGCCTTACCTTATATGCTCCAAAGTCATTGTCTACACGGATCACACCGCTATCAAGCAACTTATTATCAAGAAGGATGCTAAGCCGAGTTTGATCCGGTGGGTATTGTTGCTACAAGAATTCAATGTCACAATCAAAGATAAACCGAGATCTAAAAATCTTGATGCGTATTACTTGTCAAGGTTGACTAAAGAAGCCCGGGGAGATGTTGATGATGGGATACCCATTGATGAATGGCTACCTAATGAATCTATTTTAGATATCACGCACTCTGACCCTTGGTATGCGGATATTTCTAACTACTTTAGCTCTAGCTTTATTTCGGAAGAAATtgacaaccaagctaggaagaagTTGAGATATGAGTCGAGGAGGTATGTGTGGGAAGATCCTTTCTTACATAGGAGATGCAATGATGGAATTTATAGAAGATGTGTCACTTATGAAGAACGGAAAGCAATCCTTCAAGCTTGCCATGCTACAACATATGGGGGCCATTTGTCCACCTATAGGACCCAAGCTAGGGTCCTTCATTGTGGATTTTATTGGCCCTCTCTATTTAAGGATGCTTATGCTTTGGTCCACTTATGTGATTCTTGCCAAAGAAGAGGTAACATTGGGAGGCGAGATGAGATGCCTTTGAACAATATCTTGGAAGTTGAACTCTTCACGTATGAGGTGTGGACTTTATGGGGCCGTTTTCGTCATCATTTGGCAACCAATATATTTTGGTTGCGATGGACTACATGTCTAAGTGGATAG
- the LOC141640405 gene encoding large ribosomal subunit protein eL43-like, producing the protein YGASFRKQIKKMEVSQHSKYFCEFCGKYAVKRKAVDIWGCKDCGKVKAGGAYTLNTASSVTVRSTIRRLREQTES; encoded by the exons TATGGTGCCAGTTTCCGTAAGCAGATTAAGAAGATGGAGGTATCTCAGCACAGCAAATACTTCTGTGAGTTTTGCGGCAAG TACGCTGTGAAGAGAAAGGCAGTCGATATCTGGGGTTGCAAGGACTGTGGAAAGGTCAAGGCTGGTGGTGCTTACACTTTGAA CACCGCCAGTTCAGTGACAGTCAGGAGTACAATCAGGCGTTTGAGGGAGCAGACCGAGAGTTAA